CTACAACGAACAGGAGGCCTGTTTCTATCTGATTGAGCCTGTATTGCGGGAAAAGGATACAACAGCCACCAGTGGCTCAAGATGGAGACCCCCGCTCCGGTGGAGCCGACTGGTCTGAAAGGCCGCCGACGTAAGGGGGCAGACCGCACCGACTATCTACTCTGCGTGCAGGCGGGCGATATGCCGAAAGCTTTGCCAATGGGCGTGCTCGAAGCAAAAAAGGAGACGGAATATCTCCTTATGGGCATGCAGCAGGCCAAGGGTATGCCGATTGCCAGCGCTTCGGGGTGAATATGTGTCCACCATATCAACAGCTTGCTGAAATACCTCAAAAGACGCAGGCAATTGAAAAATGCTCAGGTGCAAGGCGCTCGCGGAGCAAGGAATGAAGCGTACTCCCCGTACGTTGCAGTGACGCGCGACGGCGAGCAACACCGCAGATGAGGGTTTTTCAGCAGCCTGCTAAACTCCGCAGCAGATTATCGGCAGCATCGAACAGCAGGGACGGGTCGTCACGGAATCGCTGGCTAGGCTGGCAAAGCTGTTGGCTGCAGAGTGAGCTGGAGACGAAAGTACTTTGGGTTAATAACGTTTGCGGTAACCGCATATGCCGGACACTGTGGACGGCACGGCAATAAAGACAGGAGAGAGGAAATATGTTGAAAGAATTACGAATTCAAAACTTCAAAGGCTGGAAGGATACCGGCACCATTCGTATGGCTCCCATCTCCCTGTTTTTTGGTGCTAACAGCTCTGGCAAATCCAGTATTGGCCAGTTCCTGATGATGCTGAAGCAGACCGTGGAGTCACCGGACAGAAAGGCGGTTTTCTATCCGGGTGGCAAAAACTCGGCAGTTCAGCTTGGATCTTATCAGGAGATGGTTTTTCGCCGCGATCCGGAAAATAAGATCATCTTTGACTATCGGTGGTCGTTGCCGGATATACTGAAGTTCAAAGACCCGGTGACCGGTCAAACCTTTTCTGGCGATAATCTCGCTTTTCATGGCAAAGTTGGTTTAGGGGATAAGGACCAGCACACCCTTGTGCTTGATCAACTGAAATACGAGTTGCTTGAGGAAGAGGAATCCCGACTGTCCATCGGCATGGAGCGAAAATCGGACACCAAGTCCGAGTATAAAGTCGATGCGACCAATTACCCGTTGAAACGCAAGCAGGGGCGTGCATGGTCACCCGGCGCACCGGTCCGGTTTTACGGTTTTCCTGATGAGGTGGTTGCCTATCACCAGAATGCGGATTTCGTTCAGGCTTTGAATTTGCGCCATGAAAAATTCTACCGTTCACTCTGTTATCTTGGGCCGCTGCGCACCAAGGCGGAACGTCTGTATTCATGGACCGGTATGGAGCCTGAAAGTGTCGGCTATGCTGGGGAAAATACCGTCGCGGCGATTCTTGCGGCACGAAACCGGAAAATCAGTCTGGGCTACAAAAGGCCAGCCAAACCATTTGAGGAGATCATTGCCCTCAAGCTCAAGGAAATGGGACTGATCGAGGAATTCAAGGTCAACCCGATATCGGAGCAGCGGCAGGAGTACGAGGTAAAGGTCCGCACCAAGGGGTCGAGAGACTGGGTCGATCTTCCGGACGTCGGTTTTGGCATATCCCAGGTGCTGCCGGTTCTGGTGCAGTGTTTCTATGCTCCGGCCGGGTCGATCATCCTTATGGAACAGCCGGAGATCCACCTGCATCCGAATGCGCAATCGGCGCTGGCCGATGTGATGATCGATGTCATCAACTCTAGAGAAAACGGGTCGGACAGGGATATTCAGTTGGTTATCGAGACCCACTCGGAGCATTTCCTGCGTCGCCTGCAGCGCCGTATCGCCGAAGATGCCGTCCCACAGGAAAAGGTATCGGCCTATTTCGCCAATATCGCCAGGACGCCCGCGACCCTGGAGCCGTTGCAAATCGATATCTTCGGCAACATCCAGAATTGGCCGGAGAACTTCTTCGGCGATGAAATGGGCGACATCACCGAGCAGGCAAAGGCCGCCATGAAGAAGCGGATGCAGAAAACCGAAAAGCCGGAGGCCTCCGCATGAGCCTGCCCAAGAAATGCCTGGTGGATACCAATGTGCCCAAGACGGCCAATCTCGCCACCCAGCCGGACGCGGACTCCGACGTATCCGATGCCTGCGTGCTGGCCTGCGTCGAGGCGGTTGAATATGTCATTAAAAAGCGTGGCCTGATCATCGATGCGGGAGACGAAATTTTCAATGAGTACCGGCAGCAGCTCTCCATGAAGGGACAACCCGGCATGGGCGATGCCTTTATGAAATGGGTGAACGACCACCGGTATAACCCTGAATATTGCGACAGAGTGGCCATCACCAGCAATGGCGACTCATACGAAGAGTTTCCCACGCATGACGATCTGAACGATTTCGACAGATCGGACCGCAAGTTTGTCGCCGCAGCCAACGCCCACGTGGAGAAGCCGCCCATATTGCAGGCCACAGACAGTAAATGGTGGGGATGGAAGGATGCCCTGGCTGAGGTTGGGATTACCGTTCAGTTCCTTTGCCCGGAATACATCGAAGCCAAATATACCGAGAAGATGGGGACGTGAAAGAGGACTTTTTCAAATTTCCCTCAACGCCTCATCTGGCGACCATGCCGGGAGTTGACATCAGGGGTGATAAGGTTCTGACAGAATCAGAACGCGATGCATTCCTGACGCATGAGGTGACGGTAGAAGAAAAAGTAGACGGCGCAAACATGGGGCTCTCGTTTGATGCGCATGGAAATATCCGTGCCCAGAACAGGGGGGCTTATTTGCATTTGCCCTGCTCGGGACAGTGGAAAAAACTCGGCGAATGGTTGGCGATCCACACCGATACGCTTTTCGAGCACCTCTCTGACCGGTACATCCTGTTTGGCGAGTGGTGTTATGCCCAGCATTCGATTTTCTATGATCGCTTGCCCGACTGGTTTCTTGCTTTCGATATTTATGACCGAGAGGCAGGTCGGTTTCTGGCCACGGCGCGCCGGGATCGGCTATTATATGAGATGCATATCCCCAAAGTGCCAGGCATTGCACGCGGGCGGTTCACCTATCCCGAAATTCAGAAACTCTTATCGCAATCAAAGCTGACCGATCAGCCTGCTGAAGGGATTTATCTGCGAATTGATCACGGTGACTGGCTTGAACAACGGGCCAAACTTGTTCGCCCCACATTTATCCAGGCGGTCGAGCAGCACTGGTCGCGCTCCGCCATCAGGCCGAATCGGCTAACGCATGATATCCTATGAAAAAATCGAGCAAGAAAAACCGACCTGGACCGATCTCAAGTGCCAGCTTGCCGATCTCGACCGTCCAGCGCTGCTGGGCCTGATTCAGGACCTGTGCGCCGCCAGCAAGAACAATCAGGCTTTTCTCCATGCCCGCTTCGCCCTGGGCGAGGATGTGCTCGAACCGTACAAGTTCACCATTGACCGCTGGGTTTACCCGGATGTCATGCGCAATCAGGATATCTCGGTTGCCAAGGCCAAGAAGGCAATCTCTGATTACAGGAAAGCCATAGCTCGGCTACTGCGGCATGGATGACGAGGGTTATTTCAATGCACTGGTGCGCATGTTCGAGCAGGCGCTGAAGGCGATTACGGCGCTTGAGCCAGGCCAGAAGGAAGACTTTGTCGAGCGGCTTGAACGTGTCCGGCACAAAGGCCACAACTGGGGCTGGGGCGTTGGCGATGATATGGACAATCTGATGGTGGAGTATGGATTTGCCGAAGAGTGACAAGAGCCTGAATGAACAAGATGAACTTCGGCGTCTGCGCGAGGAGAACGCCCGCCTCAAAAATCTGCTGACCCAGCACGGTATCGCTTGGGAAGAACCTGCCATCCCTGAACCTGTCCCCGACCCACCTGAATTCATATCAGTCCCAACCCAGTTCACCACCGACGACAAGATCGCCCTGTTCCGCCGGCTTTTTCGGGGGCGGGAGGATGTCTATCCGCAGCGCTGGGACTCGGCCAAGGGCACGTCAGGCTATTCACCAGCCTGTGGTAACGAGTGGAAGCCCGGCATCTGCCACAAGCCTCGGGTGAAATGCGGCGACTGCAACCAGCGCCAATTGCTGCCGGTGACCGATCAGGTGATCTATGACCATTTGGCAGGGAAACAGACCATCGGCGTCTATCCACTCCTGAGCGACGACAGCTGCTGTTTTTTGGCGGTTGACTTCGATGAGGCCGACTGGCGGGAGGATGCCAAAGCTTTCATGCAATCCTGTCGCGAACTCGGCATTCCGGCGTCGCTGGAGATTTCCCGCTCCGGAAATGGCGCTCACGCCTGGATCTTTTTTGCCGAGCCGGTTCCGGCCCGCGAGGCCCGGCAGCTCGGGACCGCACTGATCAGCCACACCTGCGACCGCACCCGGCAATTATCCCTGGCCAGCTACGATCGGCTGTTTCCCAACCAGGACACCATGCCCAAGGGTGGCTTCGGCAATCTGATCGCGCTGCCCCTGCAGAAACAGCCGAGGGAATCAGGGCGCAGCGTCTTCGTTAATGAACAATTGCAACCCCATTCGGACCAGTGGGCTTTTCTGTCATCCATCCGCCCCATGTCCCGGCGGGACCTGGAAGACGCCATCCTGCGGGCCAGCGGCAGCCGCCATCCCCTGGATGTGGCCTTTGCCGCCGAGGAAGAAGACAGCAAGCCATGGCAGCGTCCTTCACCTGTGCCCGCCCGGATTGCTGGCCCATTGCCGGAATCGCTGACCCTGGTGCTGGCCAACCAGATTTTTATCGCCAAAGCCGATCTGCCACAACCGCTGGCCAACCGCCTGATCCGCCTCGCCGCCTTCCAAAATCCCGAGTTTTACAAGGCCCAGGCCATGCGCCTGCCGGTATGGAACAAGCCGCGCATCATCGGCTGCGCCGAGAATTTCCCCCAGCATATCGGCCTGCCCCGTGGCTGCCTCGATGCGGCACTCGACCTGTTGCAGGAGAATGACATCCATCCGGAGCTGCAGGACGAGCGCTTGGCCGGACGGAAAGTGACGGCCAAGTTCACCGGGACCTTGCGCAAGGACCAGAAGGCAGCGGTACGGGAGATGCTCAAACACGATGTCGGCGTGCTCTGCGCCCCGACAGCCTTCGGCAAGACCGTCACTGCAGCAGCCCTGATCGCCCGGCGCAAGGTCAGTACACTGGTGCTGGTCCATCGCACTGAACTGCTGCGCCAATGGCAGGAACGGTTGACCGGATTTCTTGAATTTCCGAAAGGAAGTTTGGGTGTCATCGGCGGCGGCAAGAAAAAACCGTCCGGCAAGATCGACATCGCCGTCATGCAGTCACTGTCACGGCGCGAAGACCTGGGCGAACTGCTCGACCCGTACGGCCAGATCATCATCGATGAATGCCACCACCTGTCGGCGTTTTCCTTCGAGGCGATCCTCAAACAAGCCAAGGCGAAATTCGTGGTGGGCCTGACCGCCACGCCCATACGCCGCGACGGGCATCAGCCAATCATCTTCATGCAGTGCGGGCCGATCCGTCACAGCGCCGCCAGACCGGAAACCGTCCCGACGCAACTGGAAGTCTGGCCGAAAATGATACCTGCGCCTGAAATCCCGCCGGACTCGCCAATTCAGGATGTGTTCCGCATCCTCGCGGGCGATGCGAGCCGCAACCAGTGTATTGTCGGGGATGTGCTGGCCGCCTACCGCTCAGGGCGAAAGGTGTTGGTGCTTACCGAGCGAACGGATCATCTGCCGCTGTTGCAGGAGGCGCTGGGGAATGAGGTCGAACACTGCTTTGTCCTGCATGGCCGATTGTCGAAGAAACAGCGAACGGAAGTGTTTGCCGAGCTGGAGGCATTGGATGAGTCAGCCCCGAGGGTACTACTCGCCACCGGCCGCCTGATCGGCGAGGGCTTCGACCATCCGCCGCTCGACACTCTTGTGCTGGCTATGCCGATCTCCTGGAAGGGAACCTTGCAGCAATACGCAGGGCGTTTGCACCGTGAGCATGTCGACAAACAGGATGTGCGCATCTATGATTACGCCGAGACCGATCAGCCGCAACT
This portion of the Desulfurispirillum indicum S5 genome encodes:
- a CDS encoding AAA family ATPase, whose amino-acid sequence is MLKELRIQNFKGWKDTGTIRMAPISLFFGANSSGKSSIGQFLMMLKQTVESPDRKAVFYPGGKNSAVQLGSYQEMVFRRDPENKIIFDYRWSLPDILKFKDPVTGQTFSGDNLAFHGKVGLGDKDQHTLVLDQLKYELLEEEESRLSIGMERKSDTKSEYKVDATNYPLKRKQGRAWSPGAPVRFYGFPDEVVAYHQNADFVQALNLRHEKFYRSLCYLGPLRTKAERLYSWTGMEPESVGYAGENTVAAILAARNRKISLGYKRPAKPFEEIIALKLKEMGLIEEFKVNPISEQRQEYEVKVRTKGSRDWVDLPDVGFGISQVLPVLVQCFYAPAGSIILMEQPEIHLHPNAQSALADVMIDVINSRENGSDRDIQLVIETHSEHFLRRLQRRIAEDAVPQEKVSAYFANIARTPATLEPLQIDIFGNIQNWPENFFGDEMGDITEQAKAAMKKRMQKTEKPEASA
- a CDS encoding RNA ligase family protein — encoded protein: MKEDFFKFPSTPHLATMPGVDIRGDKVLTESERDAFLTHEVTVEEKVDGANMGLSFDAHGNIRAQNRGAYLHLPCSGQWKKLGEWLAIHTDTLFEHLSDRYILFGEWCYAQHSIFYDRLPDWFLAFDIYDREAGRFLATARRDRLLYEMHIPKVPGIARGRFTYPEIQKLLSQSKLTDQPAEGIYLRIDHGDWLEQRAKLVRPTFIQAVEQHWSRSAIRPNRLTHDIL
- a CDS encoding TOTE conflict system archaeo-eukaryotic primase domain-containing protein, encoding MDLPKSDKSLNEQDELRRLREENARLKNLLTQHGIAWEEPAIPEPVPDPPEFISVPTQFTTDDKIALFRRLFRGREDVYPQRWDSAKGTSGYSPACGNEWKPGICHKPRVKCGDCNQRQLLPVTDQVIYDHLAGKQTIGVYPLLSDDSCCFLAVDFDEADWREDAKAFMQSCRELGIPASLEISRSGNGAHAWIFFAEPVPAREARQLGTALISHTCDRTRQLSLASYDRLFPNQDTMPKGGFGNLIALPLQKQPRESGRSVFVNEQLQPHSDQWAFLSSIRPMSRRDLEDAILRASGSRHPLDVAFAAEEEDSKPWQRPSPVPARIAGPLPESLTLVLANQIFIAKADLPQPLANRLIRLAAFQNPEFYKAQAMRLPVWNKPRIIGCAENFPQHIGLPRGCLDAALDLLQENDIHPELQDERLAGRKVTAKFTGTLRKDQKAAVREMLKHDVGVLCAPTAFGKTVTAAALIARRKVSTLVLVHRTELLRQWQERLTGFLEFPKGSLGVIGGGKKKPSGKIDIAVMQSLSRREDLGELLDPYGQIIIDECHHLSAFSFEAILKQAKAKFVVGLTATPIRRDGHQPIIFMQCGPIRHSAARPETVPTQLEVWPKMIPAPEIPPDSPIQDVFRILAGDASRNQCIVGDVLAAYRSGRKVLVLTERTDHLPLLQEALGNEVEHCFVLHGRLSKKQRTEVFAELEALDESAPRVLLATGRLIGEGFDHPPLDTLVLAMPISWKGTLQQYAGRLHREHVDKQDVRIYDYAETDQPQLARMWDKRQRGYRAMGYEIKPMEGVILGNGNISE